One region of Salinibacterium sp. TMP30 genomic DNA includes:
- a CDS encoding HesA/MoeB/ThiF family protein, with the protein MDQRFSRQLALTHFGETAQNNLARSRVLVIGAGGVGSTVIPSLAAAGVGTVGVIDDDRVELSNLHRQHIHRLLDVGHKKVVSVVERVADLSPATQVVAIDEKLTPENALTLFADYDLVVDGSDNYPTHYLAADAAEITGIPLVWGWACQFHAEASVSWPARGAGFRDLFPTPPALGSVDTNVLHGIFPGAVLVIASIVTSEAIKIAAQIGTPLLNRVTRYDGLTGEFTEKRYERAADAAPITALSDYRHLCGYTPADEWPTS; encoded by the coding sequence ATGGATCAGCGGTTTAGCCGCCAGCTCGCACTAACCCACTTCGGCGAGACGGCGCAAAATAATTTGGCGCGCTCACGCGTGCTAGTAATTGGCGCCGGTGGCGTCGGCAGCACGGTCATACCGTCGCTGGCCGCAGCCGGCGTCGGAACCGTAGGTGTGATCGATGATGACCGGGTTGAGCTCAGCAACCTACACCGCCAGCACATTCACCGACTGCTGGATGTTGGCCACAAGAAGGTGGTTTCTGTTGTTGAGCGGGTGGCAGATCTCAGCCCCGCAACCCAGGTTGTGGCGATAGACGAGAAGCTCACGCCCGAGAACGCTCTGACTCTCTTTGCCGACTATGACCTTGTTGTGGATGGCAGCGACAACTATCCCACCCACTACTTGGCGGCGGATGCTGCAGAGATCACCGGCATTCCGTTGGTGTGGGGGTGGGCGTGCCAGTTTCACGCTGAAGCGAGTGTGTCGTGGCCTGCTCGGGGCGCAGGTTTTCGTGACCTCTTCCCGACACCGCCCGCACTGGGCTCGGTCGACACAAATGTGCTCCACGGTATTTTTCCGGGCGCTGTGCTGGTCATCGCGTCAATTGTGACGAGCGAAGCGATCAAGATCGCAGCCCAGATTGGCACACCACTGCTCAACCGCGTCACCCGCTACGACGGCCTGACGGGCGAGTTCACTGAAAAACGCTATGAGCGTGCCGCGGATGCCGCCCCCATCACAGCGCTTTCGGACTATCGGCATCTCTGCGGCTACACTCCAGCTGACGAATGGCCCACCAGCTAG